In the Chloroflexota bacterium genome, one interval contains:
- a CDS encoding HAMP domain-containing protein, with translation MNDAPRRRWRLPARLWSDRSLAGRLMVLQVAVLAFAMVAVVAVVATTFDRLSMSAVEAGLADDITEFKTAALARPASQSLDGFTSAYLARQPFELGTFLVVQVAGQPAQGNPGSEPLQADPQVKAWLAHPPDVGTFRSVTAGSRQYRVRQSPITLGPQTLGSAISFTDLRTVANETVNVSLLTAGEAGVAVLLAVVSTYVVLRRVLRVVAEVTSTAGLITSANPSRRLEERPANDEIGRLVHTFNDMLNRLESASQAQRRLLSDVSHQMRTPLTVMRGHLEVARRTGLNDPAEARETIDLVLDELAHTGALVDRMLVLGRSLEPDFVQPEPVDLRSFLSDVSTAARILAPRQWALGAIPDLVILVDRDKIRGALLNLVDNAIKATGPGDTIRIGAEVGPGGAITILVADTGRGIPIEQHERIFQRFERGARVDERGSGLGLAIVKAVAEAHGGHVAIDSAAGAGCTVRIVLPASRIAPGEPVPNTVDT, from the coding sequence GTGAACGACGCCCCCCGGCGCCGGTGGCGGCTGCCGGCCCGCCTCTGGTCGGACAGAAGCCTCGCCGGCCGGCTCATGGTCCTGCAGGTCGCGGTCCTCGCGTTTGCGATGGTGGCGGTGGTGGCGGTGGTCGCGACCACGTTCGACCGCCTTTCGATGAGCGCGGTCGAAGCCGGACTGGCGGACGACATCACGGAGTTCAAGACCGCCGCGCTCGCCCGTCCGGCATCCCAGAGCCTCGACGGCTTCACGAGTGCGTATCTCGCCCGACAGCCCTTCGAGCTCGGCACGTTCCTTGTCGTCCAGGTCGCCGGTCAACCGGCCCAGGGCAATCCAGGGTCGGAGCCACTGCAGGCTGATCCGCAGGTCAAGGCCTGGCTCGCGCACCCTCCCGACGTCGGCACGTTCCGCAGCGTCACGGCGGGCTCGAGGCAGTACCGGGTGCGGCAGAGCCCGATCACCCTCGGACCGCAGACGCTCGGCAGCGCCATCTCGTTCACCGACCTCAGGACGGTGGCGAACGAGACAGTGAACGTGTCGCTGCTGACCGCGGGCGAGGCCGGTGTCGCGGTGCTGCTGGCCGTCGTGAGCACGTATGTCGTCCTGCGGCGGGTGCTCCGCGTGGTGGCCGAGGTGACATCCACAGCCGGTCTCATCACGAGCGCGAACCCCAGCCGTCGCCTGGAGGAGCGTCCGGCGAACGACGAGATCGGGCGGCTGGTGCACACATTCAACGACATGCTCAACCGCCTGGAATCAGCCTCGCAGGCCCAGCGCCGGCTGCTCTCGGACGTCTCCCACCAGATGCGCACACCGCTGACGGTCATGCGCGGACACCTCGAGGTCGCACGCCGCACCGGCCTCAACGACCCGGCGGAGGCGCGTGAGACCATCGATCTCGTGCTCGACGAGCTGGCCCACACGGGCGCCCTGGTGGACCGCATGCTCGTCCTCGGCCGGTCCCTCGAGCCCGATTTCGTGCAGCCCGAGCCGGTCGACCTGCGGTCGTTCCTCAGCGACGTCTCCACCGCTGCCCGGATCCTCGCGCCGCGGCAGTGGGCCCTGGGAGCGATCCCCGATCTCGTGATCCTCGTCGACCGCGACAAGATTCGAGGCGCACTCCTGAACCTGGTCGACAACGCGATCAAGGCGACCGGGCCCGGAGATACGATCCGGATCGGGGCGGAGGTCGGGCCCGGCGGCGCCATCACCATCCTCGTGGCCGATACCGGGAGAGGTATCCCGATCGAGCAGCACGAACGGATCTTCCAGCGCTTCGAGCGCGGCGCCCGAGTCGACGAGCGAGGTTCGGGTCTCGGCCTCGCGATCGTCAAGGCTGTGGCGGAGGCCCACGGGGGGCATGTCGCGATCGACAGCGCCGCCGGAGCGGGCTGCACCGTGCGGATCGTCCTGCCGGCCAGTCGGATCGCGCCCGGCGAGCCCGTGCCGAACACCGTCGATACATGA
- a CDS encoding response regulator transcription factor has translation MNVLIVEDDRRISAFLVKGLKAEGYSTSAAYDGDEAREMVELAGADFDLVLLDLGLPGTSGRVVLEVLRVTRPALPVIILTARDDLESKVWGLDAGAADYITKPFAFEELLARIRAALRARDQAVAHQLVVDDLRLDLLTKVAWRSGRRIDLSVREWSLLEFFMRHPEQVLSRAQILNHVWEMDFEAGSNVVDVYVGYLRRKLNGPGQQPLLQALRGAGYRLLPPNPLP, from the coding sequence ATGAACGTCCTGATCGTCGAGGACGACCGCCGCATCAGCGCCTTCCTCGTCAAGGGGCTCAAGGCCGAGGGCTACTCCACGAGTGCGGCGTATGACGGGGACGAAGCCCGCGAGATGGTGGAGCTGGCCGGCGCCGACTTCGACCTTGTGCTCCTCGACCTGGGTCTTCCCGGGACCAGTGGGCGGGTGGTGCTCGAGGTGCTGCGGGTGACCCGGCCGGCGCTGCCGGTCATCATCCTCACCGCGCGCGACGATCTCGAGAGCAAGGTGTGGGGGCTCGACGCGGGCGCGGCCGACTACATCACCAAGCCGTTCGCCTTCGAGGAGCTGCTGGCCCGCATCCGGGCAGCGCTGCGGGCGAGGGATCAGGCCGTCGCTCACCAGCTTGTGGTGGACGATCTTCGCCTCGACCTGCTGACCAAGGTGGCCTGGCGGAGCGGGCGCCGGATCGACCTTTCCGTGCGGGAATGGTCGCTCCTCGAGTTCTTCATGCGCCACCCGGAACAGGTGCTGTCCAGGGCCCAGATCCTCAACCACGTCTGGGAGATGGACTTCGAGGCCGGCAGCAACGTCGTCGACGTGTACGTCGGCTACCTGCGCCGCAAGCTCAACGGCCCGGGACAGCAGCCGCTGCTGCAGGCCCTTCGCGGGGCCGGCTACCGGCTGCTCCCGCCCAACCCGCTCCCCTGA
- a CDS encoding NAD-dependent epimerase/dehydratase family protein, with product MHTEPTDLHPARPRQPGSRTFLVTGAAGFIGSRLARRLLDDGHAVIGVDAYTTTYNVAEKHARTAALLRSPRYTHVRGDLVDLPLEPLLERAEVVFHLAGRPGVRPSFELGGLYRHDNVDATRRLLDACLKAPAVRRLVYASSSSVYGDAPLPFRETGVPAPISPYGQTKLEAERLCLAADGDALETVALRYFTVYGPGQRPDMGLRRFAEAALAGRPIELLGDGTQSRDFTYVDDIVDATRRAADAPVAGLAVNVGGGSRITLLEIFALLEELVGRPVQIAAEPFARGDVRHTAADLTRARQLLGFEARIGFREGYGREVEWLRQAAGASAA from the coding sequence ATGCATACGGAACCCACCGACCTCCATCCGGCGCGGCCGCGTCAGCCTGGCTCGCGCACCTTCCTGGTGACCGGGGCCGCGGGCTTCATCGGTTCGCGCCTTGCTCGCCGCCTCCTTGACGACGGGCATGCCGTGATCGGCGTCGACGCGTACACCACCACCTACAACGTCGCGGAGAAGCACGCGCGCACCGCCGCGCTGCTGCGGAGCCCGCGGTACACGCACGTCCGAGGCGACCTCGTCGACCTGCCCCTCGAGCCCCTCCTCGAGCGAGCCGAGGTCGTCTTCCACCTGGCCGGTCGACCCGGCGTGCGTCCGAGCTTCGAGCTCGGGGGCCTCTATCGGCATGACAACGTGGACGCGACTCGGCGCCTCCTCGACGCCTGCCTGAAGGCACCCGCCGTGCGGCGCCTCGTCTACGCATCCTCGTCGTCGGTGTATGGCGACGCACCGCTGCCGTTCCGCGAGACCGGCGTGCCGGCACCGATCTCACCGTATGGCCAGACCAAGCTCGAGGCCGAGCGGCTCTGCCTGGCCGCCGACGGCGACGCACTCGAGACCGTCGCCCTGCGCTACTTCACCGTCTATGGGCCTGGCCAGCGACCTGACATGGGCCTTCGTCGGTTCGCCGAGGCCGCCCTCGCCGGCCGGCCGATCGAGCTGCTCGGCGATGGGACCCAGAGCCGCGACTTCACCTACGTTGATGACATCGTGGATGCCACCCGCCGCGCGGCGGATGCGCCGGTGGCGGGGCTCGCTGTCAACGTCGGCGGGGGCTCGCGGATCACGCTCCTCGAGATCTTCGCCCTCCTCGAGGAGCTCGTGGGCCGACCGGTGCAGATCGCTGCCGAGCCGTTCGCCCGCGGGGATGTGCGTCACACCGCGGCCGACCTCACTCGTGCCCGGCAGCTCCTCGGCTTCGAGGCCCGGATCGGCTTCCGGGAAGGGTACGGGCGCGAGGTGGAGTGGCTGCGCCAGGCAGCGGGCGCCTCGGCCGCCTGA
- a CDS encoding histidine phosphatase family protein, which yields MKAEHPEPVRRSEVAWPRLVMLRHGATTAPPGTFLGTRSDLPLSARGTGQARMAGIRLARRSFSAVLVSPLLRARETLALALPETDSIADDRLRELDMGVFSGLTWEQIKARDREAARAWRAGSAAPGGEGAWQMWRRTIELGVELAERLPRGADALLVTHSGPIRALRGSAHGLSPAEVRHVRVPHGGLRCIRLTPDVLERWRTLLAEESPLP from the coding sequence TTGAAGGCTGAGCATCCCGAGCCCGTGCGTCGGAGCGAGGTGGCCTGGCCGCGCCTGGTGATGCTGCGTCACGGCGCGACGACGGCTCCTCCCGGGACCTTCCTGGGAACTCGGAGCGATCTGCCATTGAGCGCCCGAGGCACCGGGCAGGCCCGCATGGCGGGCATCCGGCTCGCCCGCCGGAGCTTCTCGGCGGTCCTGGTGTCGCCGCTGCTGCGAGCCCGGGAAACCCTCGCGCTGGCCCTGCCCGAGACGGACTCGATCGCGGACGACCGCCTCCGGGAGCTGGACATGGGTGTCTTCTCGGGACTGACCTGGGAGCAGATCAAGGCCCGGGACCGGGAGGCGGCTCGGGCCTGGCGTGCCGGGTCGGCCGCGCCCGGCGGCGAGGGGGCGTGGCAGATGTGGCGTCGCACCATCGAGCTCGGCGTGGAACTCGCCGAGCGCCTGCCGAGGGGCGCGGACGCCCTCCTCGTGACACACAGTGGTCCCATCCGGGCGCTTCGGGGCAGCGCCCACGGCCTCTCGCCGGCGGAAGTCCGGCACGTGCGCGTGCCCCATGGCGGCCTCCGCTGCATCCGCCTGACGCCGGACGTCCTGGAGCGCTGGCGGACGCTCCTCGCCGAGGAGTCGCCGCTGCCATAG
- a CDS encoding aspartate aminotransferase family protein: MAAPPSSTPVGRVFRRSIAADPPVAVAAEGSTIRAADGREYLDAAGGAIVVNVGHGRRSVAAAMADQAARVAYAHGSTFTSEPLERYAAEIGPHLPLDAPAIYPVSGGSEAIETTLKLARAYHLARGEADRTVVIARWGSYHGNTLGALDLSGRLPLRRPYDPWLGRFAHVSAAYPYRGGEPAARALATTVELVAELEAVIAASGPERVAAFVGEPIVGATLAAAVPPDDYWPAIAEVCRRHGILLVADEVMTGFGRTGRWFAVDHWGVRPDILVAAKGATGGYWPFGFAAVDDRIRRTILDAGPFVHGFTYSHSPVGAAVAREVLRILEVEDLVVASAVKGGRLRTLLEDRLGDDPHVGEVRGRGLLVGIELVADRASRAPFPRSLRVTEAVVGATRERGVLVYSGTGLADGLNGDSILLGPPFNVTDAEIERIVDAVAEAIAEAARAASATGAGRT; this comes from the coding sequence ATGGCCGCGCCCCCGTCGTCCACGCCCGTCGGACGCGTCTTCCGGCGTTCGATCGCGGCCGATCCGCCGGTCGCGGTCGCCGCGGAGGGGTCGACGATCCGCGCCGCGGACGGCCGCGAGTACCTCGACGCCGCGGGCGGGGCGATCGTCGTCAACGTGGGTCACGGCCGGCGGTCCGTCGCCGCCGCGATGGCGGACCAGGCCGCCCGGGTCGCCTACGCGCACGGCAGCACATTCACCTCCGAACCGCTCGAGCGGTACGCCGCGGAGATCGGCCCGCATCTCCCGCTCGACGCCCCGGCGATCTACCCGGTGAGCGGCGGGAGCGAGGCGATCGAGACGACCCTCAAGCTCGCCCGGGCATACCACCTCGCGCGCGGCGAGGCGGATCGGACGGTCGTCATCGCCCGCTGGGGGAGCTATCACGGGAACACCCTCGGCGCTCTCGACCTTTCCGGTCGGCTCCCGCTCCGCCGCCCTTACGACCCGTGGCTCGGCCGGTTCGCCCACGTGAGCGCCGCCTATCCGTACCGTGGCGGTGAACCCGCCGCGCGGGCCCTCGCCACGACCGTGGAGCTCGTGGCGGAACTCGAGGCGGTCATCGCAGCCTCCGGCCCGGAGCGGGTCGCGGCGTTCGTCGGCGAGCCGATCGTCGGAGCGACCCTCGCGGCGGCCGTGCCTCCCGACGACTACTGGCCGGCGATCGCCGAGGTATGCCGGCGCCATGGGATCCTCCTCGTCGCGGACGAGGTCATGACCGGCTTCGGGAGGACCGGCCGCTGGTTCGCCGTCGACCACTGGGGCGTCCGTCCGGACATCCTCGTCGCGGCGAAGGGCGCGACCGGAGGCTACTGGCCGTTCGGCTTCGCCGCGGTGGACGATCGGATCCGGCGGACCATCCTCGACGCGGGCCCATTCGTCCACGGGTTCACGTACAGCCACTCGCCGGTAGGAGCGGCTGTCGCCCGGGAGGTCCTCCGGATCCTCGAGGTCGAGGACCTCGTCGTCGCGTCGGCCGTCAAGGGTGGACGGCTCCGTACGCTGCTCGAGGATCGGCTCGGCGACGACCCCCACGTGGGCGAGGTCCGCGGTCGCGGCCTCCTCGTCGGCATCGAGCTCGTCGCGGACCGCGCGAGCCGCGCGCCGTTCCCGCGATCGCTCCGCGTGACGGAGGCGGTCGTGGGTGCCACGCGCGAGCGCGGCGTCCTCGTCTATTCGGGGACTGGTCTCGCCGATGGACTGAACGGCGATTCCATCCTCCTCGGCCCGCCGTTCAACGTCACGGACGCGGAGATCGAGCGGATCGTCGACGCGGTGGCGGAGGCGATCGCCGAGGCCGCCAGGGCGGCGTCAGCGACGGGCGCGGGCAGGACCTGA
- a CDS encoding MMPL family transporter: MFSRWGAFVYRFRRPVAILAVVVAVAMGFFATKASSGLSSGGWLDPNSESAQVADRLASDFGAGRSSIIVLFHGPAGTDAAAAPFQQAIATSLAKVALDPHVSGIVGYAGTHDRRFISTAGDAAYAIIQLTVTDEQSVGLVDGIRAELTPPAGYTLQLTGYGPITKDSAALSETDLQRAETVSLPFVAIILIIVFASIVAAGMPLIVAGLAIPSTLGLIYFVSQQVEMSVYVLNIATMLGLALAIDYSLFIVSRFREELARGRTTAAAVEKAIATSGKAVAFSGFAVMVGLSGLLLFTAPALRSIGLAGMLVVLSTLAFALTFLPAVLGMLGPRVNALSVSGLLVRLGRTPNPGGGRRWEQVATAVMRRPVAVLIPVLALLFVLGSPFFHLTQGVPDAAVYPAGLESRDAYVALERNFPKGETTPIEIVATVTGDPTSHDVALALATYASAVGRLPGIDRVEGAYSLTDPTTGAAFTPAAIAALYATPPTARPAVLAAALTALQSAYVRGDVVRFNAISPLDPATPAATNLIPTLRAIHAGDGIATQVGGVAATGHDFLVSQGERMPYAIGLTLIVSALVLFLLFGSVFIPIKAVVMTLLSISASFGALVWIFQDGNLADVLHFTPTGYTIAGNPIIMFSVIFGLSMDYEVLLLSRIQEAYRRTGDNTASVAEGLARTAGVITGAALIMVSVFAAFALADTITIKSIGVGMAIAVLLDATIVRVLLVPATMRLLGRWNWWAPGPLRRIADRLGFDHVEDEPSDAVDDARSAGAVG, encoded by the coding sequence ATGTTCAGCCGCTGGGGAGCGTTCGTCTACCGCTTCCGTCGCCCGGTCGCCATCCTCGCCGTCGTCGTCGCCGTGGCGATGGGCTTCTTCGCGACGAAGGCCTCGAGTGGGCTCTCGTCCGGCGGCTGGCTCGACCCGAACTCGGAGTCGGCCCAGGTCGCTGACCGCCTCGCGTCCGACTTCGGGGCCGGCCGGAGCAGCATCATCGTCCTGTTCCACGGTCCGGCCGGGACGGACGCCGCGGCCGCTCCGTTCCAGCAGGCGATCGCCACGAGCCTCGCGAAGGTGGCGCTGGACCCGCACGTCTCGGGCATCGTCGGATATGCCGGGACACACGACCGGCGCTTCATCAGCACCGCCGGCGATGCCGCCTACGCGATCATCCAGCTCACCGTCACGGACGAGCAGTCCGTCGGACTCGTCGACGGGATCCGGGCCGAGCTCACGCCGCCGGCGGGGTACACCCTCCAGCTCACCGGCTACGGGCCGATCACGAAGGACTCGGCTGCGCTCTCGGAGACGGACCTGCAGCGGGCGGAGACGGTGAGTCTGCCGTTCGTCGCGATCATCCTCATCATCGTCTTCGCATCGATCGTGGCCGCCGGGATGCCGCTCATCGTGGCCGGTCTCGCGATCCCCTCGACACTCGGTCTCATCTACTTCGTGAGCCAGCAGGTCGAGATGAGCGTCTATGTCCTCAACATCGCGACGATGCTCGGCCTCGCCCTTGCGATCGACTACAGCCTCTTCATCGTCAGCCGCTTCCGCGAGGAGCTCGCTCGCGGCCGGACGACGGCGGCCGCGGTCGAGAAGGCGATCGCGACGAGCGGCAAGGCCGTCGCCTTCTCCGGGTTCGCCGTCATGGTCGGCCTGTCCGGCCTCCTCCTCTTCACCGCACCAGCGCTCCGCAGCATCGGCCTCGCCGGGATGCTCGTCGTGCTCAGCACCCTCGCCTTTGCCCTGACGTTCCTGCCGGCCGTCCTCGGGATGCTCGGCCCGCGGGTCAACGCCCTCAGCGTATCCGGCCTCCTCGTGCGGCTGGGCCGGACGCCGAATCCGGGCGGCGGCCGTCGCTGGGAGCAGGTCGCGACCGCGGTCATGCGCCGCCCCGTCGCCGTCCTCATCCCCGTCCTCGCGCTGCTCTTCGTCCTCGGCTCGCCGTTCTTCCACCTCACCCAGGGAGTGCCGGACGCCGCGGTCTATCCGGCGGGACTCGAGAGCCGCGACGCGTATGTCGCGCTCGAGCGAAACTTCCCGAAGGGCGAGACGACCCCGATCGAGATCGTCGCGACGGTGACCGGCGACCCGACGAGTCACGACGTCGCGCTCGCTCTCGCGACGTACGCGTCGGCCGTCGGCCGCCTGCCCGGGATCGACCGGGTGGAGGGCGCCTACTCCCTCACCGACCCGACGACCGGGGCGGCGTTCACGCCGGCTGCGATCGCCGCGCTCTACGCGACGCCGCCGACCGCGCGACCGGCGGTCCTCGCCGCCGCCCTCACGGCACTCCAGAGCGCGTACGTCCGGGGCGACGTCGTCCGCTTCAACGCGATCAGCCCGCTCGATCCGGCGACACCGGCGGCGACCAACCTGATCCCCACCCTCCGGGCGATCCATGCCGGCGACGGGATCGCGACCCAGGTCGGCGGCGTGGCGGCGACCGGCCATGACTTCCTCGTCTCGCAGGGCGAGCGGATGCCGTACGCGATCGGCCTCACCCTCATCGTGAGCGCCCTCGTCCTGTTCCTCCTCTTCGGCTCGGTCTTCATCCCGATCAAGGCCGTGGTCATGACCCTCCTGTCGATCAGTGCGAGCTTCGGTGCCCTCGTCTGGATCTTCCAGGACGGCAACCTCGCCGACGTCCTGCACTTCACGCCGACGGGTTACACGATCGCCGGCAACCCGATCATCATGTTCAGCGTCATCTTCGGCCTCTCGATGGACTATGAGGTCCTCCTCCTGTCGCGGATCCAGGAGGCATATCGTCGGACCGGCGACAACACGGCGTCCGTCGCCGAGGGTCTCGCCCGGACGGCCGGCGTCATCACCGGTGCCGCGCTCATCATGGTGAGCGTCTTCGCCGCGTTCGCCCTTGCGGACACGATCACCATCAAGAGCATCGGCGTCGGGATGGCCATCGCCGTGCTCCTCGACGCGACGATCGTCCGCGTCCTCCTCGTTCCCGCGACGATGCGTCTCCTCGGCCGCTGGAACTGGTGGGCACCGGGCCCACTGAGGCGGATCGCCGATCGTCTCGGCTTCGACCATGTCGAGGACGAGCCCAGTGACGCCGTCGATGACGCGCGGTCGGCGGGCGCGGTAGGCTGA
- a CDS encoding TetR/AcrR family transcriptional regulator, giving the protein MPRVTAAHGQEVRSRIVDAALRVFGELGYHHATIQDVVRASDLSVGAIYTYFSGKDELFLACCDVTAGEVTGALADRLTAGRSTADKLRIGVRFYLDTVDGAVGGSASASLLVHAWAEAEQEPAVREMLSRRREQLVTVTRMLLAEGVAGGEIPAWADIDALAVGYAAMLDGLSLIRIEAGPRYRRSDAERQAGAMIDLLIGAAGGPTPPAAGPVH; this is encoded by the coding sequence ATGCCCCGCGTCACCGCAGCTCATGGCCAGGAGGTCCGGTCCCGGATCGTCGATGCGGCGCTCCGCGTCTTCGGCGAGCTCGGCTATCACCACGCGACGATCCAGGACGTCGTCCGGGCGAGCGACCTTTCGGTCGGCGCGATCTACACGTATTTCAGCGGCAAGGACGAGCTGTTCCTCGCCTGCTGCGACGTCACGGCCGGCGAGGTGACGGGCGCGCTCGCCGACCGCCTGACCGCCGGCCGCTCGACGGCGGACAAGCTCCGCATCGGCGTCCGCTTCTACCTCGACACGGTGGACGGCGCGGTCGGGGGCTCCGCGTCGGCGAGCCTCCTCGTCCACGCCTGGGCGGAGGCCGAGCAGGAGCCGGCGGTCCGCGAGATGCTCAGCCGGCGGCGAGAGCAGCTCGTGACGGTCACCCGGATGCTGCTCGCCGAGGGTGTCGCCGGCGGCGAGATCCCGGCCTGGGCGGACATCGACGCGCTCGCCGTCGGGTACGCGGCGATGCTCGACGGGTTGTCGCTCATCCGGATCGAGGCCGGGCCGCGCTACCGGCGGAGCGATGCCGAACGGCAGGCGGGCGCGATGATCGACCTCCTCATCGGTGCGGCCGGCGGACCGACCCCGCCGGCTGCGGGCCCGGTCCACTGA
- a CDS encoding phosphotriesterase-related protein (phosphotriesterase homology protein; PhP; YhfV; member of a family of proteins related to phosphotriesterase (PTE)), with protein sequence MAHAETVRGPIAPEALGFTLPHEHTAIALWHIPGRWDYWQLTADDETIEAELGRYREAGGGTLVDVTLPGVGRDPDRLVRISERTGLNVVMGCGWYRGDYYPSEAGIDRRSVDDLADELVGEIARGVGASGIRPGIIGEIGTDKPWISPAEERVHRAAARAARRTGLAITTHAVMSPVGLAQLRIFEEERVDPARVVIGHADSYPVLEHLLEIVRRGASVEFDFLGMSFTPIERHGEGRIVELVLALIAAGHLDRILLSQDVCHDSQLKRYEGNGYVHLHETFLPRLRAAGVSAAEIDAMTIANPRRLLSID encoded by the coding sequence ATGGCCCATGCCGAGACCGTTCGCGGCCCGATCGCCCCCGAGGCACTCGGGTTCACCCTGCCGCACGAGCACACGGCGATCGCGCTCTGGCACATCCCCGGTCGCTGGGACTACTGGCAGCTCACGGCGGACGACGAGACGATCGAGGCCGAGCTCGGCCGCTACCGCGAGGCCGGCGGCGGCACGCTCGTCGACGTCACGCTGCCCGGCGTCGGCCGCGATCCGGACCGGCTGGTCCGGATCAGCGAACGGACGGGACTCAACGTCGTCATGGGCTGCGGCTGGTACCGCGGCGACTACTACCCGAGCGAGGCGGGGATCGATCGCCGCTCGGTGGACGATCTCGCCGACGAGCTCGTCGGCGAGATCGCGAGGGGCGTCGGCGCGAGCGGGATCCGGCCCGGGATCATCGGCGAGATCGGCACGGACAAGCCGTGGATCTCGCCCGCGGAAGAGCGCGTCCATCGAGCCGCCGCGCGAGCGGCCCGCCGGACCGGTCTCGCGATCACGACGCACGCGGTCATGTCGCCCGTCGGGCTCGCCCAGCTCCGGATATTCGAGGAGGAACGGGTGGATCCGGCCCGGGTCGTCATAGGCCACGCCGACTCGTATCCGGTGCTCGAACACCTGCTCGAGATCGTCCGCCGCGGGGCGTCCGTCGAGTTCGACTTCCTCGGCATGAGCTTCACGCCGATCGAACGCCACGGTGAGGGCCGGATCGTCGAGCTCGTCCTCGCCCTCATCGCCGCCGGTCACCTCGACCGGATCCTCCTCTCGCAGGACGTCTGCCACGACAGTCAGCTGAAACGGTACGAGGGCAATGGCTATGTCCACCTCCACGAGACGTTCCTGCCGCGGCTCCGTGCCGCCGGCGTGTCGGCCGCAGAGATCGACGCCATGACGATCGCGAACCCGAGGCGGCTCCTCTCGATCGACTGA
- a CDS encoding OsmC family peroxiredoxin: MATTRIGKGTWSGDLLGGAGRVSAGTTGVFADLPVTWAARTGEPAGVTSPEELLAAAHAACYSMACSNILAKAGTPPTRLDVEVAVTADRRDSGWTVVSAHILVRGSVPGATAESFAAAAAEAKDGCPISKALKGNVELSVEATLEG, encoded by the coding sequence ATGGCGACGACACGGATCGGGAAGGGCACCTGGTCGGGCGATCTGCTCGGCGGGGCAGGTCGGGTGAGCGCCGGGACCACCGGCGTCTTCGCGGACCTGCCGGTCACATGGGCCGCACGGACCGGCGAGCCGGCCGGCGTGACGAGCCCCGAGGAGCTTCTCGCCGCGGCGCACGCCGCCTGCTACTCCATGGCCTGCTCGAACATCCTCGCCAAGGCCGGCACGCCACCGACCCGCCTCGACGTGGAGGTCGCCGTGACCGCCGACCGGCGCGATTCCGGCTGGACCGTCGTGAGCGCCCACATCCTGGTCCGCGGCAGCGTCCCCGGAGCGACCGCGGAGAGCTTCGCCGCCGCGGCCGCCGAGGCGAAGGACGGCTGTCCCATCTCGAAGGCGCTCAAGGGCAATGTCGAGCTCTCGGTGGAAGCGACGCTCGAGGGCTGA